The segment CAGATAAAACAGGAAGAAGTGGGGGTGTTAAAAAGGATTTTTTCTCCAGTTCTCAGAAAATGCATTATTTTTAACGGACAGGAAAGAGTCAAAGATCCATAGCCTCCCTCCAATATGCTAACCTCCCAAACCTTGAATTAAAGACAAAAGAACAAGAGAGAAGGTTCCTACAAAGGAGTGATACTGGGCATGGAAACTCTGGATCACAATATATGGTAAATGCTATGTAACTATCAATGGCTGATAGGGATGTAGTGTAAATCAAAAGGCTCCCTGCATCTTGTGCAAATTCCACAAATCTGCACCTCAGGAACATTGCACCGACTGGCCTCGCTGAATAAGATTCAGAGAGCCCATCAGCTCATAGAGATTAGAGAGGGGGAAAAAAAATCACAACATATTGTGGCCTAAACAGGTTCATATTGCGCACTATAGAGCACTAAAACCTAATGAGTGATGTTTTAAAGCAGATTATTTTCAAGGTATCCGCCTGTTAATTTGACTCAGAGTACTAATAAACATGTAGCTATTTACCCCATAATATTTGCTCCCTCACTGATGAATATCTCCACTGGCACATTTCAAACATTCGTGTATAGAGATAACTATGAGATATAGCAAACAAACATAAGGGTCATTTGTGAAACAGGTGAAGACCAGCTAATTCAGCAACCGTCTGGTCCCCATCACAGATGAAAATGAAAATCTTTACATCATCCTAAATAGAGACAAATATGGAGAATTCTTTGATTGATGTATGACCATGATATCTCAGCACAATTACCTGTTTTCAAATTCCTTAAAACACGTTTCCTTTCTTTTGGGCTTTATGCTATTTTGAAAACATCTTGGCAGCATAAGTCCGAGATAGTTTTGACTTATCAAGGCCTGCGATACCTGCGGAACCAACCCAGACATCCTTGAGGCTGATTGAGAGGTATCATACCTCCACCCTTTGATGCGTCAATTGCTTCCAACATCACTACCACCTCACCCATCTCGGGTCGCTTGTCAGGGTTTGCATCCCAGCATCTCCTCATCACATTGGCAAAAGAGCTTGGACAACAGCGTGGTATCTCAGGCCTCAAGTTCTGCAGTTTCACAGAAAAAAGCTCAATGTTTCCTCTTGCAATGTTCTTATCCTAGCTGTTGTATTGAGAAATTGTGTACCTGCCGCACAACTGCAGATGTAATCTCTGAGAAGCTGAGATCAGGATAGGGCATATCACAACAGTATATCTCCCATAAGCAGATGCCAAAACTATATACATCACATTTTCGGTTGTAAGGATTGCCATTGAGCACCTGCAATCAGTTTGGATAGACATTGTAACTGCTGATTGTAGTTGAAGTTGATGTTCTAGGACCTAGCCAGATGATAGGTTATGGAAGCTATCACAGCCAGTGGTCTGAGTGGCTTTTTGCAGAGATCACAAGGACCCCAAGTTGATATCTACAACAAAGATTAAGTACCTTTCATTCTTGATAGACTCTGCCACTAACTTATATTAATTATAAGCTGTACCAGCCTACGGAAGACTTAGCAgaagatctctctctctcctctctctaattattttcttttaaaagttAACACAGCCATAGTAGAATTCGAACCACCATTTCTCTACAGGAGAGGCTCTTTACTACTGGACCAGAACCATTTTCATTGGTTGAGCTTTCAAAGGTAATTCCCTCTCCAGCAGGCAAGCAATATCCAAAAACTGCCCCCCTGTATTTGATACATTCAATGAAAAACCGACTTCATGGAGTCATCTGGCTGTCATCTGCCTTCTGCTAAGCTACACTAGCAACAAAAATGCTTTGCAAGCAACAATGTGTTATACCATACATCTAGGCATTTATTACTATTGTCATTACGAATGAAAGTgctttattaatttttgattacCAAAGTGTGCATCTTAAGAAAAAGATCTATTGCAAATTAAAGTGAAAAAGATGTGCATGTGATATCAAGGCAGGAGATATTCTTGTGCTCATAGCTCGAAAGGTCTGAAAAATGTTCTAACTAATATTTGTGCAAATCAATGACATTAGAGAGTAAAGGTTTGTAAACCATGAGGCATAAACAACTTAAGCTGCTGAAAAAATGtgttaaaaataaaaaagcagGGGAAGAAAAGGTATGATATTCCCAAAATACTTCCACTTTAGAAAAGGATTGTATACCTCTGGTGCCATGTAACCAAGGGTTCCTGTCTCACCCGTCATGTCATTAGGGTTTTGAGCTTCCACACGAGCAACACCAAAATCAGCAATTTTTACAGTTCTTGTCCTATCAAGAAGCATATTTTCTGTCTTCACATCCCGATGAACAATCTTCTTTGAATGAAGATAACTCAACCTacagaaataaaagaaaattgcTTAAAAGTGGTTAGCTAGCAAAAAGCCACTGGAATGCTGAAATCCGAACAAGGTAATCAGAAACCAAAAAGCATTGAGCTCAGAGGTGCAAATGAAATTCAAATAAATATGTACTTCATGAAACAGCACTTCCTGGAAGAAAAAATAATACAATGCTTACCCACGTGCAAGATCAAGAGCCAGCTGGACAACAACTTTAAAGTCTAGCTTTTTTCTCGAATTTTTTATCAGATATGACTTCAGTGCACCACCAGGAAGATATTCAACAACAACACAGCATGCACTACTTGGCATGCCAAGTTGACCATTTTCTGTTTGTACAATTAGATCTCGTGCACCCATCTTCGCCCCTATAAACTGTAAAAGAAGTATGAAAGAAATGTTAAAAGCAAGAATTTGTTAGTTCTCGCTAAGACGAAGAAATGCCGAACAAAACTGGAGCAAGAAGGTTGAAGATAAACCAATTCCAAGGTGCTACCATGTCATAGAACGTAGAAAATGGAGTAGCAACCAATCTTGAAAATATTTTGGGCTACAATGCCATAGTAAAATACAAAATGGAATAGCAACCAgtcttgaaaatattttagatctacagtcataaaaaaagagtttataaAATGgaatagatctaaatttataaaaAACAGCGGTAAAGTAAGCAAAATAGCTTGCTGGTATGCAGTAAAAAGCAACTAATACGGATTAAAACTAAAACATTTTACAACTTTCtagagaatatatattttgatcctTATTGTAGGTGTCTAGCATTTAGGTTTCAGCTTCCCTCCAGCAGACCCAGAAGTGATGCTACAATTTGCAGAGTAAcaagaatcttttaaactttaGAGATTCTTACACAATTTCATATCTCTGTGTGTGCGTGCGCGTGCGTGCACGTGTgcgcatatatgtatatatataaaaagcTCAAGTTGACAATTGTGACTCTCATTACTTCATAAACTTAACTGACAAATCAAGATTTGAATGGACcaaggatcaaggagaaagatcaatcaGTACTCTAAAAGTTGTTGACTCACCATAAGATAAAAGCTCATGTTGTCAACTGTGATTCTCATTACTTCAGAAACTTGCTAAATCAAATTAACAGAACCAAGATTTGAATGGACcaaggatcaaggagaaagatcaatcaATACTCAAAAAGTTGTCAACTTTCAATTTTTTGATTACCCTactgaattttattttaagtcaaaTTGCACCACCATCAGCGAACTGTTTCACTAGATAAACATAATAATTACCAATAACAACCAGAGAAAAAATACCATATACAGTGCAAAGAGAATGTGTGACAGAGCTAAGCGATGTTGATTGAAGTCTAGTTACAACATAGTGACACTTTTATGTGATAAGAAGTGCACCTTAGTTATGTTGGGATGATCAAGCTTATGCCAAACAGAAACTTCCTGAGTAAACGCTGCCCGAAGTGCAGCAATTTCAGATTGTGTCCCATGTCCCTCTTCGGCCCAGTCAAGCAATTTCACTGCAATACAAGGAAACGTCTGAGGCTACCAATACCTAAAAGAGCAATACCATGTTCAATATAACAAGTTCTTCTGATAGCTCAAtgtcaaaaaaagaagaaatccaGGTGCAAGTTGCACATAGTTAGACTTTTATCACAACAAATTAAACTGTATTGAAGGGGGGAAAAAGAAGCCAAGATGATGTAAATTCCATAAGTTTCCTTGCACAAAAGGATCAAAGATAGTGAATGTGTCAATATCTGCCTCTAGTTCTATTCATGTGCAGAAATAAAGGTGCAAACCCATTCATTTTGGACCAGGAAAACAGGTAGTGGAGCATACCAATGAAAACATGGTGGCATAGGATGAAGATTTAAGTACATTAATCTGAAAACCATGTGAATGTGGATACAAAGAGGTGAAAGTACATGTTAAGTAGAAGCTTTCAACTTATTTAATGCCAGAAAGAGGAACTGCATCCTGTTACTTAGTGTAAACCATCATATGTTCAGTGCAAGTGGTGCAGGAGAATGATGTAGATATTGCAATTCCACACAAATGCACTGATACTTCATGGAAAAAATGGTTGAAGTTAGGCGTGAAGTAGGtgcttatttatcattatttattttataagagaatacTGGTACATGCAATGATAtgatatgtaaaaaaattttaagtcggAATAAGGCACTACAAAGCTTAAGTAGTTGCCTCACTAGGAGTGTACTTTAAGAAAATGGCAGCAATTTCCATAATCATTTTCCGTGGAGTTTGGCTGCACATCAAACCATGAGATGCTTCAATGGTAATTGGTAATAAAACTACATATCAGGGAACACACAACATTTCCAAATCTGATTGATAAACTAGTTTCAGACTTAGCTTGTACATCTAGAAGGTAGGACCAAGATACCCATGAAGTTTGACTGATAGATGCATCATTTCATATTAACAGGATGAGAGGAAGAGTTAACAGAGAAATTGCGATCATCATGGCTGAGTGAAAAGGAATTATACTTAAGTTGCAAATGGATATTAAAAGCAAGTGAACAAGTGACTAACATAATTCCTTAATCATGTTCAAGAAGAACGCTCAGTATAATGAACTACCACTTTATATTGCTTAGACTCTGGCATTCTTTGCTCAGtaaagtaaaaaagaaaaaaagatgcttCAAAGGTGATGGATTCAGCTAGTAATTTTGACTTTTGAATTGCAACTTTCCCACTCCAAGTCAGATCATGAAGATGATGACTTTTACCCTCAGGAGCAGATACAAAAATATTATCTAGAAAAATAATAATTGTACTTTAATGTGTATGTTTACAAATAACAAATATTAGGTCAAATAAGGATATCAGATTCAGGGTGGTTCCTTGCTTCCCTTTTCttcttcagaaaaaaaaaaaaggatatcaGATAAGATTATTGCATGTTATCAACCATAGCAACAAACTGCCTAAACTTTTTTCCCCTTAGATGTGACTTTTTGCAACTAGTTTGTGATTTTTCAGTAACATTCTTGCTTTCCATCCTTCAACCTAAAGATGTCACAAGAGATGATGGTGGGACACCAGGTTTCTATGGATGGTTAGTTGGGATCACATGAAAGTTGAAGGAAAAGAAGCCTTCTCCAAATGTCATGGAAACGACTTAACCGAACATGTGAAACTCACGGGCCTCCATCAAGATATATCAAAGAGATATGAGACCATTAATAACTGCAACTTTAATGTACTCAAATCTAAATGAAAAGTGTTACAGACACAAATCAGAAAGTAATAACGGATAGACCAATCGACCGTTTACAGGCGAACTGTACCGGCTTTACTATTTCAAAACTTCCAACCAGATCAGCACAAATAGCATACAGGTCATCAAGAGCAAAGGAGTGTAGTATTAGATGACTTGGAAGAACGATAGTTGGTAGCATTCACATCAgggattttttttaacaaaaaaccttttttttttttcctggaggAACCAATCTGTCCAGAGAAAATTGAACGGAAACAAAAGCAAAGAGTATTTGAAGTGATCACTGATAAAATTAAAGGATGCAAGAATATATATCTCCACATCTTGAGCACACAACAAGCAGATGAATTATAACAAAAATCGAATGGCCATTAGAAAACtagaaatagaaagaaagaggaaTTTTCCTCGCCTAAAACGAGCACTGAAAAAGGACCAAATGGTCATCAAGAACAGgcgaaaaagaaattaaaaaaccaTCCCTGCCCATCTCGTTAGCCAAAAGGATTCCATTTTATACTTTTTCCTCCCTCAACTCCTTTTGGTACAGTCAAGAGAAATCCAATTGAAAACCAAGATAAAGGAAAGGTTTTTACGAAGGCACCTCTCAATGAGAAAGAAACACAAATGGGTCtctaaaaatagaagaaagaagGGATTTTGCAGCACTAAACCCCAATCAAAGGCATTGTAATTCAAGAAGAGAACACAAATGTGCATCCAAAACCCCTTTTCTCGTCGCATCGGGCTCACCTGCGACGTCCAGGCCATCATAGACCCCACGGTGGACGGTGCCGAATGTTCCCCGGGCGATGACCCCCTTTATAACTAGCTTCGAGGAGTCGATCTCCCACTCCTCccgctccctctccctctcctccttcttcttcttctccatcgtCCATGCCCGGCTTAGATGCCTCTCCAGATGCTCGTCCAGGCTCTTGAGATCGATCTGGTCCGCCCGAACGAACCCATCTCCCCTCCCTTCcctcatctctccctctctctcgcaCTCACTCTGcttcaagagaaagaagaagaaaaggaagcaaAAAAGGTGGAGCctttggcccctctctctctctctctctctctctctgtggctTCAAGAGGACTAGAGCAAGCAGGAAAAA is part of the Elaeis guineensis isolate ETL-2024a chromosome 15, EG11, whole genome shotgun sequence genome and harbors:
- the LOC105058716 gene encoding serine/threonine-protein kinase 52-like → MREGRGDGFVRADQIDLKSLDEHLERHLSRAWTMEKKKKEEREREREEWEIDSSKLVIKGVIARGTFGTVHRGVYDGLDVAVKLLDWAEEGHGTQSEIAALRAAFTQEVSVWHKLDHPNITKFIGAKMGARDLIVQTENGQLGMPSSACCVVVEYLPGGALKSYLIKNSRKKLDFKVVVQLALDLARGLSYLHSKKIVHRDVKTENMLLDRTRTVKIADFGVARVEAQNPNDMTGETGTLGYMAPEVLNGNPYNRKCDVYSFGICLWEIYCCDMPYPDLSFSEITSAVVRQNLRPEIPRCCPSSFANVMRRCWDANPDKRPEMGEVVVMLEAIDASKGGGMIPLNQPQGCLGWFRRYRRP